In one Pirellulales bacterium genomic region, the following are encoded:
- a CDS encoding DUF1801 domain-containing protein has protein sequence MSRQEIDDYLATIDEPKRATLQRLRRTILSIIPDADECISYGMPAFRLHGKVIAGFAAFKNHLTYVPHSGSVLDKLPNELANYVTSQGALRFAIDRPLPKSLVKKLIAVRLREVRKRLRASEQ, from the coding sequence ATGTCACGGCAAGAGATTGACGACTATCTCGCCACGATCGATGAGCCAAAGCGGGCCACGTTGCAGCGGCTGCGGCGCACGATTCTGAGCATTATCCCCGATGCAGACGAGTGCATCTCCTACGGAATGCCGGCGTTTCGCTTGCACGGCAAGGTGATTGCGGGATTTGCGGCGTTCAAGAACCATCTGACCTACGTGCCTCACAGCGGCTCCGTGCTGGACAAGCTGCCCAACGAGTTGGCCAATTATGTGACGTCTCAAGGTGCCCTGCGGTTTGCCATCGATCGACCGCTTCCCAAGTCGCTCGTGAAGAAGCTCATCGCCGTCCGTCTAAGGGAAGTGCGTAAGCGTTTGCGCGCCTCCGAACAGTGA